Proteins from a single region of Hermetia illucens chromosome 3, iHerIll2.2.curated.20191125, whole genome shotgun sequence:
- the LOC119651871 gene encoding probable cytochrome P450 6a23 has protein sequence MDFLVLIVGVLIGALVLVLWMEQKFTYWRQLGVPYEEPDFFYGNLKGVDQYQHDGLLTQKFYEKFKGKGPFVGVYFFLKPVAIPTDIELVKNILIKDFNFFHDRGLYYNERDDPLSAHLLNLQGLKWKQIRTQISPTFSSGKMKMMFTTMARVAQKFENKIEEVCKGGAEVDAKKLMARFAVDVIGTCAFGLETNSLEDDTNEYFRLGLSVFDNPRHGTMFMMLLLAFQEYARKFRLKFFRDEVINFYTKVVRDTVRYRLANNVERDDFMQLLIKLHTSHGKDNLSFNDLLAQAFVFHVGGVETSATTLQFCFYELARNPDLQSEARNHINEVLRKHNGELTYEALKDMKYLEQVILETLRKYPPAGTLVRETTQDYKIPGTKFILEKGTCIFIPAYAIHHDPEFYPNPLKFNPENFSVENVKDRPSASFLTFGEGPRRCIGARFGMIQVKLGVIAGLRRFRYSVSSKTKEPLKLLTKALAIQAEGGIWLNIESMD, from the exons ATGGATTTCCTGGTGTTAATCGTGGGTGTCCTGATAGGAGCTCTAGTGTTGGTACTATGGATGGAGCAAAAATTTACGTATTGGAGGCAACTGGGTGTCCCATACGAGGAACCGGACTTTTTTTACGGAAACCTCAAGGGGGTGGATCAATACCAACACGATGGTTTATTAACTCAAAAATTCTACGAAAAATTTAAGGGAAAAGGCCCATTCGTGGGAGTCTACTTTTTTCTAAAACCAGTCGCAATCCCTACTGACATTGAGCTCGTGAAAAATATTCTTATTAAGGACTTCAACTTTTTCCATGATCGTGGTTTGTACTACAACGAAAGGGATGATCCTTTGTCGGCGCATTTGCTTAATTTGCAAGGACTTAAATGGAAACAAATCCGAACTCAAATTTCACCGACGTTCTCAAgtgggaaaatgaaaatgatgttCACGACAATGGCAAGGGTAgcgcaaaaatttgaaaataaaattgaggaAGTTTGTAAAGGTGGAGCCGAAGTGGATGCAAAAAAATTGATGGCTCGATTCGCTGTGGATGTCATCGGAACCTGTGCATTCGGGTTGGAAACGAACAGTCTAGAAGACGATACCAATGAATACTTCCGGCTTGGATTAAGTGTTTTTGACAATCCCAGGCATGGGACCATGTTCATGATGCTTTTATTGGCTTTCCAGGAGTACGCGAGAAAGTtccgtttaaaatttttccgtGATGAAGTCATCAACTTCTACACAAAAGTAGTACGAGATACAGTTCGCTATCGTCTGGCTAATAATGTAGAAAGAGATGATTTCATGCAACTATTGATTAAGTTACATACGAGTCATGGGAAGGATAATTTATCTTTTAACGACCTCTTGGCCCAAGCGTTTGTGTTCCATGTGGGAGGAGTCGAGACCTCCGCTACAACGCTTCAGTTCTGTTTCTACGAACTTGCCCGTAATCCCGATCTTCAAAGTGAGGCCAGGAATCATATTAATGAGGTGCTGAGGAAGCACAATGGCGAGTTAACCTATGAAGCCTTGAAGGACATGAAGTATCTTGAACAAGTTATACTCG AAACGCTTCGTAAGTATCCTCCTGCTGGGACTCTGGTGCGAGAAACTACCCAGGACTACAAAATTCCTGGAACTAAATTCATTCTTGAAAAGGGCACCTGCATATTTATACCAGCCTATGCCATACATCATGATCCTGAATTTTATCCAAATCCGTTGAAATTCAATCCGGAAAATTTTTCAGTAGAAAATGTGAAGGATAGGCCATCTGCCAGTTTCTTGACGTTTGGAGAAGGACCACGACGTTGTATAGGTGCTCGGTTCGGCATGATACAAGTGAAATTGGGGGTGATAGCGGGGTTGCGTAGATTCAGATACTCCGTATCGTCGAAGACTAAGGAACCATTAAAACTTCTAACAAAAGCTTTAGCTATTCAGGCGGAAGGAGGTATTTGGTTGAATATTGAATCAATGGATTGA